In Silene latifolia isolate original U9 population chromosome X, ASM4854445v1, whole genome shotgun sequence, the following proteins share a genomic window:
- the LOC141619753 gene encoding uncharacterized protein LOC141619753, producing MVHGVSDLILSIIYASPHPATRELLWAFADVASTNDYPWLVMGDFKQIANLEDKMGGNQRFTRDMESFTTWMECCSLFDLGFTGPRFTWSDSWDTGRRRMKRLDRAHANTAWRLLFPDALVNNLKDSLTSY from the coding sequence ATGGTTCACGGTGTATCAGATTTGATTTTATCTATTATTTATGCTAGCCCCCATCCTGCTACACGTGAATTGTTATGGGCCTTTGCGGATGTTGCGTCAACAAATGATTACCCCTGGCTTGTCATGGGGGATTTTAAGCAGATTGCTAATTTGGAGGATAAAATGGGAGGTAATCAAAGATTTACAAGGGATATGGAGTCTTTTACTACATGGATGGAGTGTTGTAGTTTGTTTGATCTAGGATTTACTGGGCCACGTTTCACTTGGTCAGATTCTTGGGATACAGGAAGACGACGTATGAAACGCTTGGATAGGGCCCACGCTAATACAGCTTGGAGACTTTTATTCCCTGATGCTTTAGTGAATAACTtgaaagattcattaacctcttattag